A single window of Desulfovibrio sp. G11 DNA harbors:
- a CDS encoding DUF370 domain-containing protein, with the protein MSRERLINIGFGNYVLAGRVVGIVSPASSPMKRLREDARAQGRLIDATQGRKTRSILVTDSNHVILSSIQPETISQRFAQEEGI; encoded by the coding sequence ATGTCTCGCGAACGACTCATCAATATCGGTTTCGGAAACTATGTGCTGGCGGGCCGGGTTGTAGGCATTGTCAGCCCCGCGTCTTCTCCCATGAAGCGCCTGCGGGAAGACGCGCGTGCGCAGGGGCGACTCATCGACGCCACCCAGGGGCGCAAAACGCGCTCCATTCTTGTGACGGATTCCAACCACGTCATTCTTTCATCCATACAACCTGAAACCATCAGCCAGCGCTTTGCGCAAGAGGAAGGAATCTGA
- a CDS encoding MiaB/RimO family radical SAM methylthiotransferase, with product MSVWNFFLVTFGCKVNQYETQSLREAWQGLGGVECSSPAEADVICVNSCAITAKGERDARNAVFRLRREAPDARLILTGCAAHLFADYRPRPGAAWAAPDLLVPQEHKDLLLQGPWSSDFAGPDSCATASATLPAQHEKMPSPSGSAPLLTPFREVNRPQKAEEHASTTMNADTNADAANSFPSFNISTFKRARPVLKVQDGCAHRCTYCIVPLTRGKPRSRPVEHVLAETRRLLESGHVEIMISGINLGQYGRDAQTGDFWNLLRTLDTALAPEFAGLARFRISSLEPGQLDERALDILRHCRMLCPHLHISLQHGSRNVLKRMGRGHYSPAMLEEAVRELSAHWPAMGLGADIIAGFPGETEKDVQELLELVARLPLGYAHVFPYSRRPGTAAERFEGQIPHALKLERAARVRQAVALKQKEFLMAQMALPRMLLAADISGSIQKAPQAGGKKIKGVNEYYAACFLRPRETPSTEGGVSAPSLAGLLPVRPVELSDKGLIVEPL from the coding sequence ATGTCTGTCTGGAATTTCTTTTTGGTCACGTTCGGCTGCAAGGTCAATCAGTACGAAACACAGTCCCTGCGTGAAGCGTGGCAGGGCCTGGGCGGCGTGGAATGCTCCAGCCCCGCCGAGGCAGATGTCATCTGCGTCAACAGTTGCGCCATCACGGCCAAAGGCGAAAGAGACGCCCGCAACGCAGTTTTTCGCCTGCGGCGCGAAGCGCCGGACGCCCGCCTGATACTCACCGGCTGCGCGGCGCATCTGTTCGCTGACTATCGCCCCCGGCCCGGGGCCGCCTGGGCTGCCCCCGACCTGCTGGTTCCGCAGGAACATAAAGACCTGCTGTTGCAAGGCCCGTGGAGCAGCGATTTCGCCGGGCCGGACTCCTGCGCCACCGCTTCGGCGACGCTGCCTGCACAGCACGAAAAAATGCCCTCTCCGTCCGGCAGTGCTCCATTGCTTACTCCCTTCCGCGAGGTGAACCGCCCCCAGAAAGCCGAGGAACATGCTTCAACCACAATGAATGCGGACACAAACGCCGATGCCGCCAACAGTTTTCCATCTTTCAACATTTCCACCTTCAAGCGCGCCCGGCCTGTGCTCAAAGTGCAGGACGGCTGCGCCCACCGCTGCACTTACTGCATCGTGCCGCTCACACGAGGCAAGCCCCGTAGCCGCCCGGTAGAACATGTGCTGGCCGAAACCCGCCGCCTGCTGGAATCGGGCCATGTGGAAATCATGATTTCCGGCATCAATCTGGGACAATACGGACGGGACGCACAGACGGGCGACTTCTGGAACCTGTTGCGCACCCTTGACACGGCGTTGGCTCCGGAATTTGCCGGGTTGGCCCGTTTTCGTATCAGCTCTCTGGAGCCGGGCCAGCTGGACGAGCGCGCGTTGGATATTTTGCGCCATTGCCGCATGCTCTGCCCGCACCTGCACATATCCCTGCAGCATGGCAGCCGCAACGTGCTGAAAAGAATGGGCCGCGGACATTATAGCCCCGCCATGCTGGAGGAAGCAGTAAGGGAACTTTCAGCCCACTGGCCCGCCATGGGGCTTGGCGCGGACATTATCGCGGGCTTTCCGGGAGAGACCGAAAAAGATGTGCAGGAACTCCTAGAGCTTGTTGCCCGCCTGCCCCTTGGTTACGCACATGTTTTCCCGTACTCGCGCCGTCCCGGAACTGCGGCAGAACGCTTTGAAGGGCAGATCCCCCACGCGCTCAAGCTGGAGCGCGCGGCCAGGGTGCGGCAGGCTGTTGCCCTGAAGCAAAAAGAATTTCTCATGGCACAAATGGCCTTGCCGCGCATGCTGCTGGCTGCGGACATCTCCGGCAGCATACAAAAGGCCCCTCAAGCGGGCGGCAAAAAAATCAAGGGCGTCAACGAATATTATGCGGCCTGCTTCTTGCGTCCACGGGAGACGCCCTCCACAGAAGGCGGGGTTTCCGCTCCCTCGCTCGCCGGGCTTTTGCCCGTGCGGCCAGTGGAGCTGTCAGACAAGGGACTGATCGTGGAACCATTATAA
- a CDS encoding DJ-1/PfpI family protein, with protein MKKILILAGDYVEDYEVMVPFQMLLMLGYDVHAVCPGKKSGDVVRTAIHDFEGDQTYSEKRGHNFVINFDFDKVNTADYVGLVVPGGRAPEYLRLNPRILEIVREFNAAGKPIAAVCHGPQILVSAGVLKNRTCTAYPAVKPDVVDAGATWAEFNETFTNAVVEGNLVTAPAWPAHPAWIAAFVKLLGAKISI; from the coding sequence ATGAAAAAAATTCTGATACTGGCCGGTGATTATGTAGAAGATTATGAAGTGATGGTGCCTTTTCAGATGCTGCTCATGCTCGGCTATGACGTGCATGCCGTATGCCCCGGCAAAAAATCTGGCGATGTTGTGCGCACCGCCATTCATGACTTTGAGGGCGACCAGACCTACTCGGAAAAGCGCGGCCATAATTTTGTCATCAATTTTGACTTCGACAAGGTAAACACTGCCGACTATGTCGGGCTGGTGGTTCCCGGCGGGCGTGCACCGGAATACCTGCGCCTGAATCCGCGTATTCTTGAAATTGTACGCGAGTTCAATGCGGCCGGAAAGCCCATTGCCGCGGTCTGCCATGGCCCGCAGATTCTTGTTTCTGCCGGTGTTCTGAAAAACCGCACCTGCACTGCCTATCCCGCAGTAAAGCCTGATGTGGTAGATGCCGGAGCCACCTGGGCCGAATTTAACGAAACCTTCACCAACGCCGTGGTGGAGGGCAACCTTGTGACTGCTCCGGCCTGGCCTGCGCATCCTGCGTGGATTGCGGCCTTTGTCAAACTGCTCGGCGCAAAGATCAGCATTTAG
- a CDS encoding DMT family transporter has translation MKEGSKGSLLLQSSSTSSGYMWILFAAFFWSLLGVSSKYCIAGGVQPLETAFWRAAIGCICFLIHAALTRSLRVNIRDALIFMLFGLWGTGVFFAAMQMSIKLSGGATAVVLLYTAPVWVAFFSRLLFGEHITRRKALAIGIALCGTALVCFTGGSIPGETSVLGIACGLLAGFSYATHYPFYRWWQARYSTAAIYGYMLIGGIVSLGLFEPIHLDHSPQIWGWLFILGFLTCYLAYFCYGMGLKRISLVRAAVTCHLEPVLGTLWVWLFWDENFTPLGWLGGALVLGAVLLLTTDKSKE, from the coding sequence ATGAAAGAAGGCAGCAAGGGCAGCCTGCTGTTGCAGAGCAGCAGCACCTCAAGCGGGTATATGTGGATTCTGTTTGCGGCTTTTTTCTGGTCTTTGCTTGGCGTGTCTTCCAAATACTGCATTGCCGGTGGCGTTCAGCCTCTGGAAACCGCCTTCTGGCGGGCCGCCATCGGCTGCATCTGCTTTCTGATACACGCAGCCCTGACCCGGTCACTGCGTGTCAACATCCGTGATGCCCTGATCTTCATGCTTTTCGGCCTCTGGGGAACAGGCGTTTTTTTTGCCGCCATGCAAATGTCCATCAAGCTCAGCGGCGGGGCCACGGCCGTGGTGCTTCTATACACCGCGCCCGTATGGGTAGCCTTTTTTTCGCGCCTGCTTTTCGGCGAGCACATCACCAGGCGCAAGGCCCTGGCCATAGGGATCGCACTATGCGGCACAGCCCTGGTATGTTTTACCGGTGGCAGCATCCCGGGTGAAACCTCGGTGCTCGGCATCGCCTGCGGCCTGCTGGCAGGGTTCAGCTACGCCACTCACTATCCCTTCTACCGCTGGTGGCAGGCGCGCTACTCCACCGCCGCCATTTACGGCTATATGCTTATTGGCGGCATCGTGTCCTTGGGGCTTTTTGAACCCATTCACCTGGATCACAGCCCGCAGATATGGGGTTGGCTTTTTATCCTCGGCTTTCTGACATGCTATCTTGCTTACTTCTGCTACGGCATGGGGCTTAAACGCATCAGCCTGGTACGGGCCGCAGTGACCTGCCATCTGGAACCTGTGCTCGGCACACTGTGGGTATGGCTGTTCTGGGATGAAAACTTTACTCCGCTGGGCTGGCTTGGTGGTGCGCTGGTGCTTGGGGCCGTCCTGCTGCTCACTACCGACAAAAGCAAGGAATAG
- a CDS encoding M15 family metallopeptidase — protein sequence MKCHIKKLSTFLMGCTLLLMTAADFCAATNHDLPVSDTGIMRQDGPLPASFRVPCASGPAVPLEAWPEEQLGGPSDALPEGLDDAARLDVYCLRASYPEIAGMVTDDSGLWLLVGGGRRVLYARHADSGSALSHAGSGNGEKGWAVDVRSSMADAYPLEPERPDTPYGVSPGRRRSYDLLGAIYGQNASEVGRQVRQTTLLGQPLRLSASAARALGRADARLAVAVGAEPHLKDYLKVHGGFVWRRIAGETRLSPHAYGIAVDLSPRLAPYWRWNKLRPHPMQRGYPFAIVDAMEQAGFIWGGKWHEYDIMHFEYRPEIICKARMLQAWSGQGGAGDGPAHAAGAVLFPAD from the coding sequence ATGAAGTGTCACATAAAGAAATTATCCACCTTTCTGATGGGTTGTACCCTGCTTCTGATGACAGCCGCCGACTTTTGTGCCGCGACGAACCACGATCTGCCCGTTTCTGATACTGGGATCATGAGGCAGGACGGCCCCTTGCCCGCCAGCTTTCGTGTGCCATGCGCCAGCGGTCCGGCTGTGCCGCTGGAGGCGTGGCCGGAGGAACAGTTGGGTGGGCCGTCTGATGCGTTGCCGGAGGGTCTGGATGACGCCGCGCGTCTGGATGTGTACTGTCTGCGGGCTTCCTATCCGGAAATTGCCGGAATGGTTACGGACGACAGCGGTTTGTGGCTGCTTGTGGGTGGTGGCCGCCGGGTGCTTTATGCGCGGCATGCCGACAGCGGATCGGCATTGAGCCATGCGGGTTCCGGCAATGGCGAAAAGGGCTGGGCCGTGGATGTGCGCTCCAGTATGGCAGACGCGTATCCCCTTGAGCCGGAGCGGCCGGACACGCCCTACGGTGTTTCGCCGGGGCGGCGGCGTTCCTATGATCTTTTGGGTGCGATTTACGGGCAGAATGCTTCTGAGGTGGGCAGGCAGGTCCGTCAGACAACACTGCTCGGGCAGCCCTTGCGTCTTTCCGCTTCGGCGGCCCGGGCGCTGGGTCGGGCCGATGCGCGCCTTGCCGTTGCCGTAGGTGCAGAGCCACATTTAAAAGATTACCTGAAGGTGCACGGCGGTTTTGTGTGGCGGCGTATAGCGGGCGAGACTCGATTGAGTCCGCATGCTTACGGCATTGCTGTAGATTTGAGCCCGCGGCTGGCCCCGTACTGGCGCTGGAACAAGCTGCGCCCCCACCCCATGCAGCGCGGATATCCTTTCGCCATCGTGGATGCTATGGAGCAGGCGGGTTTCATATGGGGCGGCAAGTGGCATGAATACGATATCATGCATTTTGAATATCGGCCGGAAATCATCTGCAAGGCGCGCATGCTTCAGGCCTGGAGCGGGCAGGGAGGCGCAGGTGATGGCCCGGCGCATGCGGCAGGTGCGGTACTTTTTCCGGCAGACTGA
- a CDS encoding YicC/YloC family endoribonuclease produces the protein MLRSMTGFGRCLVENTRTIQQWEVKSVNSRHLDLKWRLPLPVRSLEPRLEKVVRRFASRGRVDISLTLQYAPGEVPVARFDAGQANAMLDSLHDLALARGDDFMPDYSALMQISSLWNDTSEEMDEDVTTSLEEGLALALEDWNEARAAEGCALATDMHSRILRMEEWTGLIAERAPAIKEERANIMRERLGEALAQNGQELEEGRFLQEIVVLADRLDVSEELTRLSTHLERLHDLLQAGRDAGRRLDFTLQECFREINTCGNKLPDVQLSRLVVDFKNELEKCREQVQNLE, from the coding sequence ATGCTCCGCAGCATGACCGGCTTTGGCCGCTGCCTCGTTGAAAATACCCGCACGATCCAGCAATGGGAAGTCAAAAGCGTCAACAGCCGCCATCTTGATCTCAAATGGCGTCTCCCCCTGCCTGTGCGCAGCCTCGAACCCCGCCTTGAAAAGGTCGTTCGCCGCTTCGCCTCGCGCGGGCGGGTAGACATAAGCCTGACCTTGCAATACGCCCCGGGCGAAGTTCCTGTGGCGCGCTTTGATGCCGGGCAGGCCAATGCCATGCTCGACAGCCTGCACGATCTGGCCCTGGCCCGTGGCGATGATTTTATGCCGGACTACAGCGCGCTCATGCAGATTTCCTCGCTCTGGAATGACACCAGCGAAGAAATGGATGAGGATGTGACAACCAGCCTTGAAGAAGGGCTTGCTCTCGCCCTTGAAGACTGGAACGAGGCCCGCGCCGCCGAAGGCTGTGCTCTGGCCACAGACATGCACTCACGCATTCTGCGCATGGAAGAATGGACCGGCCTTATCGCCGAACGTGCTCCGGCCATAAAAGAAGAGCGTGCCAATATCATGCGTGAACGCCTGGGCGAGGCCCTGGCGCAGAACGGGCAAGAACTGGAAGAAGGCCGTTTTTTACAAGAAATTGTAGTACTTGCCGACCGGCTGGATGTGAGCGAAGAGCTTACCCGCCTTTCGACCCATCTTGAACGGCTGCATGATCTTTTGCAGGCGGGACGCGATGCGGGCCGCCGCCTCGACTTCACCCTTCAGGAATGCTTTCGCGAAATCAACACATGCGGCAACAAACTGCCTGATGTGCAGTTATCGCGCCTTGTTGTAGACTTCAAGAATGAACTGGAAAAATGCCGCGAGCAGGTCCAGAATCTGGAATAG
- a CDS encoding FmdB family zinc ribbon protein yields MPMFDFVCTACGNKFEDLVFGDESPACPKCGAATEKQMCVPSPLKTGAFPYKPGPVRPMGKGMPTCAAGSCSSGSCGTGGAGGLS; encoded by the coding sequence ATGCCCATGTTTGACTTTGTCTGCACTGCCTGCGGAAACAAGTTTGAAGATCTGGTTTTTGGCGATGAATCTCCGGCATGCCCCAAATGCGGCGCGGCCACTGAAAAGCAGATGTGCGTTCCAAGTCCTCTCAAAACCGGGGCCTTCCCGTACAAGCCCGGTCCGGTACGGCCCATGGGAAAAGGCATGCCCACCTGCGCTGCGGGGAGCTGCTCTTCAGGCAGTTGCGGCACCGGCGGCGCTGGCGGCCTGTCCTGA
- the gmk gene encoding guanylate kinase, whose protein sequence is MPRQGIALVLSAPSGAGKTTLVQRLLRAFPLLGYSVSCTTRLPRQGEVDGKDYIFISREEFEQRRGEGYFAEWAEVHGNLYGTPLAPVKEKLRLGQDLLFDIDVQGAAQLKLSLTEAVFVFILPPGMTELERRLRNRGLDDEKTIERRLANARQEILEARWYDALVVNDNLDVAYDELRSVFVAASLAPDRNPDLSETVLRG, encoded by the coding sequence ATGCCCCGACAAGGCATTGCCCTGGTCTTGAGCGCCCCCTCCGGGGCTGGAAAAACGACATTGGTTCAACGCCTGCTGCGGGCCTTCCCCCTGCTGGGCTACTCTGTTTCCTGCACCACGCGCCTGCCCCGGCAGGGCGAAGTGGACGGCAAGGACTATATATTCATCAGCCGTGAAGAATTTGAACAGCGCCGCGGCGAAGGCTATTTTGCCGAATGGGCCGAAGTGCACGGCAATCTTTACGGCACGCCGCTGGCCCCGGTGAAGGAAAAACTGCGCCTTGGGCAGGACCTGCTTTTTGACATTGACGTGCAGGGCGCCGCCCAGCTCAAGCTTTCCTTGACCGAGGCGGTCTTTGTTTTCATACTGCCGCCCGGCATGACCGAGCTTGAACGCCGCCTGCGCAACCGGGGCCTGGATGATGAAAAAACCATTGAGCGCCGCCTGGCCAACGCCCGGCAGGAAATACTCGAAGCCCGCTGGTATGATGCGCTTGTGGTCAATGACAACCTGGACGTGGCCTATGACGAGCTGCGCTCGGTTTTTGTGGCGGCAAGCCTTGCCCCCGACCGCAACCCCGACCTGTCGGAAACAGTGCTGCGCGGCTGA